Proteins co-encoded in one Candidatus Marinimicrobia bacterium CG08_land_8_20_14_0_20_45_22 genomic window:
- a CDS encoding polyprenyl synthetase, with translation MNQTLKLLLRPIENEMSRFATEFESALRSDVHLIEQMTHYLIKQNSKRLRPALLLLSAKLCGGPNRISSISASIVEMLHTATLVHDDIVDDSITRRGEPTVNAIWKNKVSVLLGDYLFSKSLRSMLSLRNFEALELLSETSELLSSGEIYQIEKSMTNGINEDSYYRMIWAKTACLFATSCKIGAISVNGTDEQTAHLYEYGRNLGMAFQIKDDLFDFSGEKRRVGKPVDRDIKSNLITLPLIYTLKNLSESERTLLRKNLRENPSGREIRNIRATVQRNGGLKFAQEKMHEYSTSARSALDIFPDSDTKESLIGLIEFNEQRKS, from the coding sequence ATGAACCAGACATTAAAACTATTGCTTCGACCGATAGAGAATGAGATGAGTCGGTTTGCGACAGAGTTCGAATCGGCATTGCGATCGGACGTTCATTTGATCGAACAAATGACGCACTACCTCATCAAACAAAACAGTAAACGCCTAAGGCCGGCGCTTTTGCTACTATCGGCAAAACTTTGCGGTGGACCGAACCGGATTTCCAGCATTTCAGCGAGTATTGTTGAAATGCTGCACACGGCGACTTTGGTGCATGATGATATTGTTGACGATTCTATCACTCGACGCGGCGAACCGACTGTGAATGCAATTTGGAAAAACAAAGTATCAGTGCTTTTAGGCGATTATCTGTTTAGTAAATCGCTGAGAAGTATGTTAAGTCTTCGAAATTTTGAGGCGCTTGAACTACTGAGCGAAACTTCTGAATTGCTCAGTTCAGGAGAAATTTACCAAATTGAAAAAAGTATGACGAATGGCATAAATGAAGATTCTTATTATCGCATGATCTGGGCGAAAACCGCCTGTCTCTTTGCCACATCTTGTAAGATCGGCGCTATTTCCGTGAACGGGACGGACGAACAGACGGCGCATCTTTACGAGTATGGTAGAAATCTGGGCATGGCATTTCAGATCAAAGACGACCTTTTCGATTTTTCTGGTGAAAAGCGGCGAGTTGGAAAACCTGTTGACAGAGATATTAAGTCGAATCTAATTACGCTTCCTCTAATTTATACATTAAAGAATTTGTCGGAATCGGAAAGAACGCTTCTCCGGAAGAATCTGCGAGAGAATCCTTCAGGGCGTGAAATCCGGAATATCCGAGCAACCGTTCAACGGAACGGCGGACTTAAGTTCGCACAGGAGAAAATGCATGAATATTCAACTTCTGCGCGAAGTGCGTTGGATATTTTCCCCGATTCTGACACGAAAGAATCGCTTATCGGACTGATCGAGTTTAACGAGCAGAGGAAAAGTTGA
- a CDS encoding signal recognition particle-docking protein FtsY has product MIQQILNKIVGGDNPSKESTPQNRLVNSLAKTGRSIAQRLPLLGKYFRIDEDTLIRIEETLLSADVGVALTEELIKHLKTIDKKESANLRDILKEQILLLIRKNQSVPIPLPKPYVVLIVGVNGTGKTTTIGKLAALYQRENKKTLIAAADTFRAAAYEQLEIWAKRSGSEFMGNPRGKDPSAIVFDAAKSALAHDVNILLIDTAGRLHTKSNLMDELAKVKRTIGKVIPTAPHDIWLILDAGTGQNGIVQAQEFVKSVGVTGIILTKLDGTAKGGVALAIHRQTNLPIRYVGIGEKIDDLVEFNAEEFVSALLEAGSSVNEKKPLL; this is encoded by the coding sequence ATGATTCAACAAATTCTCAATAAAATTGTCGGCGGTGATAATCCATCCAAAGAATCGACACCGCAAAACCGTTTGGTTAATAGCCTTGCAAAAACGGGACGAAGTATCGCCCAACGTCTGCCATTGTTGGGGAAATATTTCAGGATCGATGAAGATACGCTGATCCGGATAGAGGAGACGCTTCTTTCTGCGGACGTTGGCGTTGCCTTGACGGAAGAACTCATCAAGCATCTCAAAACGATCGACAAAAAAGAATCCGCAAATCTGAGGGATATTTTAAAAGAACAGATTTTGTTGCTGATTCGTAAAAACCAATCGGTTCCTATTCCCTTGCCAAAACCTTATGTCGTTCTCATTGTCGGTGTGAATGGAACCGGAAAGACGACAACCATCGGGAAACTGGCGGCGCTTTACCAAAGGGAAAATAAGAAAACGCTCATCGCCGCGGCGGACACATTTCGGGCGGCGGCTTATGAACAATTGGAAATCTGGGCGAAGCGAAGCGGATCAGAATTTATGGGGAATCCGCGCGGGAAGGATCCATCGGCAATCGTTTTCGATGCCGCAAAATCGGCTCTCGCACACGATGTTAACATTTTGCTGATCGATACCGCCGGACGCCTACACACGAAATCCAATTTGATGGATGAATTAGCCAAAGTCAAAAGAACTATCGGTAAAGTCATTCCAACTGCACCGCACGACATCTGGCTAATCCTCGACGCCGGTACAGGTCAAAACGGTATCGTTCAAGCGCAGGAATTCGTTAAATCTGTCGGCGTGACGGGAATAATTTTAACCAAACTCGACGGCACAGCAAAAGGTGGCGTTGCACTGGCAATCCATCGCCAGACTAATCTACCGATTCGGTATGTCGGCATCGGTGAAAAGATCGACGACCTCGTCGAATTCAATGCAGAAG
- the tatC gene encoding twin-arginine translocase subunit TatC: protein MKMTDKSMKYSRKDSSEDSTEMGFLDHLEELRWRLIKILIAVFVFTIAGFFFSDFFLNLLIEPSKELDMKIQVLKVQGLLMLKFWIAFVVGIVFSIPVLGYQLWAFVAPGLYQKEKNWGPWLVVSITAFFLLGALFAYTVLVPFAMKFLIGVGVPDVQKNISIEFYAKFVTQLIVGTGLIFQLPVVSYILTKMGLVSPSFLRRSWRYAFMAILVLAAAITPPDPFSMIVMTIPLVFLYELSIIVSRFALRSSEKAVAV from the coding sequence ATGAAGATGACTGATAAATCAATGAAATATAGCCGCAAAGATTCCTCCGAAGATTCTACTGAGATGGGATTTTTAGACCATCTGGAAGAACTTCGCTGGCGTCTGATCAAGATTCTTATCGCCGTTTTTGTATTCACAATCGCCGGATTTTTTTTCTCAGATTTCTTCCTCAATTTGTTGATTGAACCCTCTAAAGAATTGGATATGAAAATTCAGGTTCTGAAAGTTCAGGGTCTGCTGATGCTGAAATTCTGGATAGCATTTGTTGTTGGAATCGTCTTTTCGATTCCAGTTCTTGGCTACCAGCTTTGGGCGTTTGTCGCGCCAGGTCTTTACCAAAAAGAAAAGAATTGGGGTCCGTGGTTAGTCGTCAGCATCACGGCATTTTTTCTATTGGGCGCTCTGTTTGCTTATACCGTGCTGGTTCCTTTCGCGATGAAATTTCTCATCGGAGTCGGTGTGCCGGATGTTCAAAAAAATATTTCCATCGAGTTTTATGCCAAGTTTGTCACGCAGTTGATCGTCGGGACCGGATTGATTTTTCAATTGCCTGTAGTGTCTTATATTCTCACAAAAATGGGACTCGTGTCGCCAAGTTTTTTGCGAAGGTCGTGGCGTTATGCTTTTATGGCCATTCTTGTTTTGGCGGCGGCAATCACACCGCCCGATCCATTTAGCATGATAGTCATGACTATTCCATTGGTGTTTTTATATGAACTGAGTATAATCGTTTCCCGGTTTGCGCTTCGCTCGTCTGAGAAGGCGGTGGCGGTTTAA